One genomic window of Punica granatum isolate Tunisia-2019 chromosome 1, ASM765513v2, whole genome shotgun sequence includes the following:
- the LOC116192838 gene encoding uncharacterized protein LOC116192838 codes for MAKAAKRESRNPTFFRWMCGPRLFSESPPSISLNSKCRCWNALIKSQSFVESHLHHWTSRPISGLLAATEYWYDFFKNEIFYFSFDLNREGGMAKGLNLKIQDFASLQGCVQPKEVQLLASGDGFVVLRLDSTRFLGLKSLLLLCIGVATSSICAEAVKGSRWGIAGCACVSDVVDRWEPQYQRGSVLACSLS; via the exons ATGGCAAAAGCTGCGAAGCGAGAGTCGAGAAATCCTACCTTTTTTCGATGGATGTGTGGACCGAGACTCTTCTCAGAATCCCCACCGAGTATCTCATTAAACTCAAAGTGCAGATGCTGGAATGCGCTGATCAAAAGTCAATCTTTTGTCGAGTCCCATCTCCACCATTGGACATCCCGGCCCATCTCTGGGTTACTCGCTGCCACGGAATATTGGTATGATTTCTTTAAGAATGAGATCTTCTACTTTTCCTTCGATCTCAACCGTGAGGGAGGGATGGCCAAGGGCCTAAATCTTAAAATACAAGACTTCGCTAGTCTCCAAGGGTGTGTGCAGCCAAAGGAAGTGCAGCTTCTCGCCTCTGGCGATGGG TTCGTGGTCCTTCGGTTGGACAGTACGAGGTTTTTGGGATTGAAAAGTTTGCTACTACTTTGCATCGGAGTTGCTACATCTTCGATCTGCGCAGAGGCAGTGAAGGGCAGTCGCTGGGGCATAGCTGGATGCGCCTGTGTCTCTGACGTGGTGGATCGATGGGAGCCCCAATACCAAAGAGGAAGTGTACTGGCTTGCAGTCTCTCATAA
- the LOC116192837 gene encoding protein FAR-RED IMPAIRED RESPONSE 1-like — protein sequence MDGEQTHVSEDGNLVESSSGREEGPVIESGPCLEPFVGMEFESEEAAQAFYGVYATRVGFVMRLDEFRRSTHEGEVVWRMLVCDRKGIQRSRQKGTVKNGKPRVITRAGGKASIVVELEKEKSGKWVVTEFVKEHNHPLVVAPAYSPNVLPSQTPDEKDVKIQELTAELQRERKRSSAYLEQLHTILRDMEEHSGHLLRNIDDVVWTLREIESNRTTF from the exons ATGGACGGGGAGCAAACTCATGTGAGTGAGGATGGGAACCTAGTGGAGAGTTCGAGTGGAAGAGAAGAAGGGCCGGTGATTGAATCCGGTCCCTGTTTGGAACCTTTCGTGGGGATGGAGTTCGAATCGGAGGAGGCTGCTCAGGCCTTCTACGGTGTGTACGCCACAAGAGTTGGTTTTGTGATGAGATTGGATGAGTTCCGTCGGTCGACGCATGAGGGGGAGGTCGTGTGGCGCATGCTCGTCTGCGATAGAAAAGGAATTCAGAGGTCGAGGCAGAAGGGGACGGTCAAGAACGGGAAGCCCAGGGTGATCACGAGAGCAGGAGGCAAGGCATCAATTGTGGTGGAgttggagaaggagaagagcgGGAAGTGGGTCGTCACAGAGTTTGTAAAGGAGCATAACCATCCATTGGTGGTCGCTCCGGCATATAGTCCGAACGTACTTCCTTCGCAGACACCT GACGAGAAGGACGTCAAGATTCAGGAACTCACTGCTGAGTTACAGAGGGAGAGGAAGCGATCTTCTGCATACTTGGAGCAGCTCCATACGATCTTGCGGGACATGGAAGAACACTCTGGCCACCTGTTGAGAAACATAGATGACGTTGTATGGACTTTGAGAGAGATTGAATCGAACAGAACTACATTCTAG